In Thalassotalea sp. Sam97, a single window of DNA contains:
- the pepN gene encoding aminopeptidase N translates to MTDFTPRYLKDYSAPDYTISDVSLEITLDDHKTLVSNTMQVVRQNDAATSLSLDGEHLRLLSVSVDGKLLSANDYQLTDSNLVISDLAECHSLNIVTEIDPKGNSALEGIYKSGDVFCSQCEAEGFRRITYYLDRPDVLAIFTTKIIGDKQAYPYMLANGNKVDSGELDNGQHFAVWHDPFPKPSYLFALVAGDFDLLEDRFTTRSGRDVALQLFVDHGNLARAEHAMESLKKSMAWDEQVFDLEYDLDIYMIVAVDFFNMGAMENKGLNIFNSKYVLADDTSATDDDFFNVEAVIAHEYFHNWTGNRVTCRDWFQLSLKEGLTVFRDQQFSADMHSAAVNRIKNVRLLRSHQFAEDAGPMAHPIRPEKVVEMNNFYTLTVYEKGAEVIRMLHTILGEQGFKKGIDLYFARHDGQAVTCDDFVAAMSDANNADLSLFSHWYRQSGTPELIVSDQYDANSKLYQLTIEQVHPATADKQDKHTLHIPVNIELLVNQQSTAKRLLQLKQNKQTFTFENIEQQPIPVLLGNFSAPVRCHYQYTDAQLMAVMMYADDAFNRWDAGQQLFARYIKQLVVDSAFVLPDNLVEAMSSILQQEGDNALKAEQLTLPDFAQMADSIAGVEPQQLINAIKQLKTFIAKALTSELIATYQGLVSEVFAKDGQAIANRALKNACLSYLAYTEHGDDLAREQFSTANNMTDEIAALQVVAANDLPSRQPLLTAFEDKWRDNTLVMDKWFTTQAMVACDNSVEHVQSLLSHPLFSYQNPNRARALIAGFAVHNPQGFHQVDGKGYQWLAEQIIKLNDINPQVASRLITPLIQFKSFAKPQQALMRTQLERINGINNLSRDLQEKLTAALQ, encoded by the coding sequence ATGACAGATTTTACTCCCCGTTATTTAAAAGATTATAGTGCACCTGACTATACCATTAGCGATGTTTCTTTAGAGATAACGCTTGATGATCATAAAACACTTGTTAGTAATACCATGCAAGTAGTGAGACAAAACGATGCTGCAACGTCTCTATCTCTGGATGGCGAACATCTACGATTATTGTCCGTTAGCGTCGATGGTAAGTTGCTATCAGCGAATGATTACCAGCTGACTGATAGTAACCTCGTTATCTCTGATTTAGCAGAGTGTCATTCGCTTAATATCGTCACGGAGATTGACCCAAAAGGGAACAGTGCATTAGAAGGTATCTATAAATCGGGCGATGTTTTTTGTAGCCAATGTGAGGCCGAGGGGTTTCGTCGAATCACCTATTATCTCGACAGACCTGACGTGCTTGCAATATTCACCACCAAGATCATCGGCGATAAACAAGCTTATCCATACATGTTAGCTAACGGCAACAAAGTCGATAGTGGTGAGCTCGATAACGGTCAGCATTTTGCTGTTTGGCACGATCCATTCCCTAAACCAAGTTACTTATTTGCTTTGGTGGCTGGCGATTTTGACTTGCTAGAAGACCGTTTTACAACCCGTTCAGGTCGTGATGTTGCATTACAATTATTTGTCGACCACGGCAATTTAGCTCGTGCCGAGCATGCTATGGAAAGTCTGAAGAAATCGATGGCCTGGGACGAGCAAGTCTTTGATTTAGAATATGACCTTGATATTTACATGATTGTTGCCGTTGATTTTTTCAATATGGGGGCGATGGAAAACAAAGGCTTAAATATTTTCAATTCTAAGTATGTATTAGCTGATGATACAAGTGCCACCGACGACGACTTTTTTAACGTTGAAGCCGTCATTGCTCATGAGTATTTTCATAACTGGACAGGAAACCGTGTCACCTGTCGCGACTGGTTCCAATTAAGCTTAAAAGAAGGCTTGACGGTGTTTCGCGATCAGCAGTTTAGTGCCGATATGCACTCTGCTGCGGTTAACCGAATTAAAAATGTTCGCTTATTGCGCTCACATCAGTTTGCTGAAGATGCGGGACCAATGGCGCATCCAATCCGTCCTGAAAAAGTTGTCGAAATGAATAATTTTTACACCTTGACCGTGTACGAGAAAGGGGCTGAAGTTATTCGCATGCTCCATACCATTTTGGGGGAGCAAGGCTTTAAAAAGGGCATTGATTTATATTTTGCCCGTCATGACGGGCAAGCCGTAACCTGTGATGACTTTGTTGCTGCGATGAGTGATGCGAATAACGCGGATTTGAGTTTATTCAGTCACTGGTATCGTCAATCGGGTACACCTGAACTGATCGTCAGTGATCAGTACGATGCTAACAGTAAGCTGTATCAGCTAACGATAGAGCAAGTGCACCCAGCAACCGCTGATAAACAAGATAAGCACACATTACATATTCCTGTGAATATTGAATTACTTGTTAATCAACAAAGCACTGCGAAGCGATTACTGCAGCTTAAACAGAACAAGCAAACCTTTACCTTTGAAAATATTGAACAGCAACCGATCCCAGTATTATTAGGAAACTTCTCTGCGCCAGTGAGATGCCACTACCAGTACACCGATGCGCAACTTATGGCAGTCATGATGTATGCCGATGATGCATTTAATCGTTGGGATGCCGGGCAACAATTGTTTGCCCGCTATATTAAGCAACTGGTGGTAGATTCAGCATTTGTATTGCCTGATAACCTAGTTGAGGCAATGAGCTCTATCCTTCAGCAAGAGGGTGATAATGCCTTAAAAGCTGAGCAGTTAACACTACCTGACTTTGCTCAAATGGCCGATAGTATTGCCGGTGTTGAGCCGCAGCAATTAATCAACGCCATCAAACAACTGAAGACTTTTATCGCCAAAGCGTTAACATCAGAGCTCATCGCAACTTACCAAGGCCTTGTCAGCGAAGTATTTGCTAAAGATGGTCAAGCGATTGCAAATCGAGCATTAAAAAATGCTTGTTTGTCTTACTTGGCCTACACCGAACACGGTGATGACTTAGCTCGTGAGCAATTTAGCACGGCGAATAATATGACCGATGAAATTGCCGCATTACAGGTAGTGGCGGCGAATGACTTGCCATCAAGGCAACCTTTGCTTACTGCTTTTGAAGATAAGTGGCGAGATAACACCTTGGTCATGGATAAATGGTTTACGACTCAAGCCATGGTTGCTTGTGATAACAGTGTTGAACACGTACAGTCATTATTGTCTCATCCGTTATTCAGTTATCAAAACCCAAATCGTGCTCGTGCTCTGATTGCTGGTTTTGCCGTGCATAATCCGCAAGGGTTCCATCAAGTCGATGGTAAAGGCTATCAGTGGCTAGCAGAGCAAATCATCAAACTCAATGACATTAACCCGCAAGTAGCTTCGCGATTGATAACGCCTCTTATTCAGTTCAAATCGTTTGCGAAACCGCAACAAGCTTTAATGCGCACACAGCTTGAACGAATCAATGGCATAAATAATTTAAGCCGGGATCTACAAGAAAAGTTAACCGCGGCTCTGCAGTAG
- a CDS encoding DUF1302 domain-containing protein has translation MTPSNLLNFGKSPVAKSVTAALLLTCAMPSQAVRFEIGDFEVSFDSTFTYGESYRVEDRDWDNLVGKSNNLNNNLDWVNNQYSQGQIWAMPGSYSTNGDLANLNYDSGEAFSKLFKGSHELDVRYSNDLGDFGFFGRGMYFYDFEMMDSSRPYTNPLTGQTIDPCDDDEAKDEVCRDVRLLDAFVYADMYVGDTPVSIRVGDQLIGWGESTLISHGISEINPVDIARLRAPGSELKEAFIPFGAVWASVGFTENFNVEAFYQYRWEKSLLPAAGSYFSNNDFAGSGGHLSNIQLGFGATADTSLATTLAGANAIGADIRAALASGDMAAVQSIIAGDYISLARAVTLRDINENAEIQPEDGGQYGVRFSYFFPELNDTELSLYYVNYHSRRPVISGVTADFTGAALMSDAQLLAGGIDTTNYTDLKAFAKAQFEYTEDISMYAMSFNTTVGLTSVAGEISYRQDEPMQIDDVELLFAAVPQQLANAGLAPFLDGISQMDVYQPGETAQGYIELDTLQAQVTLTHLWGPTFGASQFTTLLEIGGISIEDMPDEDVLRLNGPGGARSGSEGPLIDALFGGTETNPFPTDNAWGYRVLAMLDYNDVFMGVNMKPRVVFSHDVDGITPDPLFLFIEERKSISAGITFDYQARWSADITYNAFFGGVGTTNQSEDRDYVSFNIKYSI, from the coding sequence ATGACGCCAAGTAATTTGCTTAACTTTGGTAAAAGCCCGGTCGCGAAAAGTGTCACAGCTGCTTTGTTGCTGACATGCGCCATGCCTTCTCAGGCGGTACGCTTTGAGATTGGTGATTTTGAAGTATCATTCGACTCAACATTTACTTATGGTGAAAGCTACCGAGTTGAAGACAGAGATTGGGATAACCTAGTCGGTAAATCAAATAATTTGAATAATAACTTAGATTGGGTCAACAACCAGTATTCTCAAGGTCAAATTTGGGCAATGCCTGGCTCATATTCTACAAATGGTGATTTGGCTAACCTAAATTACGACTCAGGTGAGGCTTTTTCAAAGCTATTCAAAGGCTCCCACGAGTTGGATGTACGCTATAGCAATGATTTAGGCGACTTCGGTTTTTTTGGTCGTGGTATGTATTTCTACGATTTCGAGATGATGGACAGTAGCCGCCCTTACACTAATCCATTAACGGGTCAAACCATCGATCCATGTGACGATGATGAAGCCAAAGACGAAGTGTGTCGTGATGTGCGCTTACTTGATGCGTTTGTCTATGCCGATATGTACGTTGGCGATACCCCTGTAAGTATCCGTGTTGGTGATCAATTAATTGGTTGGGGTGAATCTACGTTAATTTCTCACGGTATTTCTGAAATCAACCCGGTTGATATTGCTCGTTTACGTGCACCAGGCTCAGAATTAAAAGAAGCGTTTATCCCGTTTGGCGCGGTTTGGGCGTCAGTTGGTTTTACCGAGAATTTTAACGTTGAAGCGTTTTATCAATACCGTTGGGAAAAATCTTTATTACCAGCAGCAGGTAGCTACTTTTCAAATAACGACTTTGCCGGCTCTGGTGGTCATTTAAGCAATATTCAATTAGGCTTTGGTGCAACAGCAGACACGAGCCTTGCAACCACATTAGCAGGAGCTAATGCCATTGGTGCCGATATTCGTGCGGCACTCGCGTCTGGTGATATGGCGGCGGTGCAAAGTATTATTGCCGGAGACTATATCAGCCTTGCGCGTGCAGTAACGTTACGTGATATCAATGAAAATGCGGAAATTCAACCAGAAGACGGTGGTCAATACGGTGTGCGTTTCTCATATTTCTTCCCAGAGTTAAATGATACCGAGTTATCACTTTATTATGTCAACTACCACTCTCGTCGTCCGGTGATTTCAGGTGTTACAGCTGACTTTACAGGGGCTGCGTTAATGAGCGATGCGCAGTTGCTTGCTGGTGGTATTGATACGACCAACTACACCGATTTAAAAGCATTTGCTAAAGCACAATTTGAATACACTGAAGATATCAGCATGTATGCAATGAGCTTTAACACCACCGTTGGCTTAACGTCAGTAGCCGGTGAAATCAGCTATCGTCAAGATGAACCAATGCAAATTGATGATGTTGAATTATTGTTTGCGGCGGTACCGCAACAGCTTGCGAACGCAGGTTTAGCACCGTTCTTAGACGGTATCTCACAAATGGATGTCTACCAGCCAGGCGAAACCGCGCAAGGTTACATTGAATTAGATACCCTGCAAGCACAGGTTACTTTAACTCACCTGTGGGGCCCAACCTTTGGTGCCAGCCAATTTACCACGTTACTTGAAATTGGTGGTATCAGCATCGAAGACATGCCAGATGAAGATGTGCTGCGTCTTAATGGCCCAGGTGGTGCGCGCTCGGGCAGTGAAGGTCCTCTTATCGACGCGCTATTTGGTGGTACCGAGACGAATCCATTCCCAACCGATAATGCATGGGGTTACCGTGTGTTAGCAATGTTGGATTACAACGACGTATTTATGGGTGTAAACATGAAACCTCGCGTTGTGTTCTCACACGATGTTGATGGTATCACCCCAGACCCATTATTTTTATTTATTGAAGAAAGAAAGTCGATTTCTGCTGGTATCACGTTTGATTACCAAGCTCGCTGGTCAGCAGATATCACTTATAACGCGTTTTTTGGTGGCGTAGGCACGACCAACCAAAGTGAAGATCGCGATTACGTTTCTTTCAATATCAAGTATTCAATCTAG
- a CDS encoding DUF1329 domain-containing protein, protein MKKFTALSLAMTVALCSASVSAKVSPEQAAKLGKELTWMGAEKAGNADGSIPAWTGGITSAPAGYKPGDHHPDPFSGDQVLYTVTAQNLDQYKDLLTPGQIKLFETYPDTFKMNVYKTRRTASYPQHVYDETVKNATRSELIRGGNGISKAAVGVPFPMPKDGLEAIWNHTLRYRGEEVTREGGQAAPTASGDYTYIGFNESLILPYGKKGASYEELEQTNILFKFKQKVSEPARLAGTALLVHETMDQVKTPRQAWTYNTGQKRVRRAPNVAYDAPGTASDGLRTTDDFDMFNGAPDRYTWELKGKKELLIPYNDYRLHSDQVKYDQILQAGHINPDLVRYEKHRVWVVEATLKPGTSHIYKKRVFHIDEDSWQIAVADMYDNRNELYRVAVAHGLNYYELPAHWSTLDVYHDLNSRRYIAIGLDNEHDMYDFSPTLQERDFTSSALRREGRR, encoded by the coding sequence ATGAAAAAGTTTACAGCTTTATCGTTAGCCATGACTGTCGCGCTTTGTAGCGCGTCAGTATCGGCTAAAGTGTCGCCAGAGCAAGCGGCAAAATTAGGCAAAGAGCTTACTTGGATGGGCGCAGAAAAAGCCGGAAATGCTGATGGTTCAATCCCAGCATGGACGGGCGGTATTACATCTGCACCTGCCGGTTATAAACCAGGTGATCACCACCCGGATCCATTTTCAGGTGATCAAGTGTTATACACTGTGACAGCGCAAAATCTAGATCAGTACAAAGATTTATTAACGCCGGGTCAAATAAAATTATTCGAAACGTACCCTGATACGTTTAAAATGAATGTTTACAAAACGCGTCGTACCGCATCTTACCCGCAACATGTATATGATGAAACGGTAAAAAATGCGACGCGTTCTGAGCTTATTCGTGGTGGTAACGGTATTTCTAAGGCAGCGGTAGGTGTACCGTTCCCAATGCCAAAAGATGGCTTGGAAGCAATCTGGAACCACACACTTCGCTACCGCGGTGAAGAAGTTACTCGCGAAGGTGGCCAAGCAGCTCCTACTGCATCAGGTGACTACACCTACATTGGTTTTAACGAGTCTTTGATCTTGCCATACGGTAAGAAGGGCGCGAGCTATGAAGAGCTAGAGCAAACCAATATTTTGTTTAAATTCAAACAAAAAGTATCAGAGCCTGCGCGCTTAGCAGGTACTGCTTTGCTAGTACACGAAACCATGGATCAGGTGAAGACGCCACGTCAAGCATGGACCTACAACACGGGTCAAAAACGTGTCCGTCGTGCACCAAACGTTGCATACGATGCACCAGGTACAGCATCAGATGGTTTACGCACAACCGATGACTTCGATATGTTTAACGGTGCACCTGATCGCTATACATGGGAGTTAAAAGGCAAGAAAGAATTGTTGATCCCATACAATGATTACCGCCTGCACAGTGATCAAGTTAAATATGACCAAATCTTACAAGCTGGCCATATCAACCCTGATTTAGTGCGTTATGAAAAACACCGCGTTTGGGTTGTTGAGGCAACCTTGAAACCAGGTACCAGTCATATCTACAAAAAACGTGTATTCCACATTGATGAAGATAGCTGGCAAATCGCGGTAGCGGATATGTACGATAACCGTAATGAATTATACCGAGTAGCTGTTGCGCATGGTTTGAACTACTACGAACTACCAGCACACTGGTCAACACTTGATGTATACCATGATTTGAATTCACGTCGTTATATTGCCATTGGTTTAGATAATGAGCACGATATGTACGACTTTAGCCCGACCTTGCAAGAGCGCGACTTTACCTCGTCAGCATTGCGCCGCGAAGGCCGTCGTTAA
- a CDS encoding WD40/YVTN/BNR-like repeat-containing protein: MKKIYQYCLLILSLVSSQVLANSAEQQPLASKSLMLDVLSLDADTLIAAGERGHIIRSSDGVNWQQQEVPTQSTITKLFFIDENIGWAVGHDSLILKTQDGGITWQLQNFKPDLQRPLFDVYFVDENQGIAVGAYGFMYRTTNGGDTWQREHHLELLNEDDQYYLEDLKQEDPEFYQEEIASILPHFNSLTMHQGVLYLAGEVGLMAKSNDFGRNWQLMDEIYIGSFFDIKATNNNVLIAAGLRGNLFYRAAEQANWQRADVDSIALLNNIVTTDTGRLFVLGNAGVILSSDDGQQFTLTTQADGKALMAGVWFKNQLVVASENGMKILDL; the protein is encoded by the coding sequence ATGAAAAAAATTTATCAATATTGTTTGTTGATACTTAGCTTAGTTAGCAGTCAAGTGCTGGCAAACTCGGCTGAGCAACAGCCTCTAGCCAGTAAATCATTGATGCTAGATGTTCTTTCTCTTGATGCCGATACACTCATCGCCGCAGGTGAGCGTGGCCATATAATTCGCTCTTCAGACGGTGTCAATTGGCAGCAGCAAGAGGTACCAACGCAGTCGACAATTACCAAACTATTTTTCATTGATGAGAATATTGGTTGGGCAGTAGGCCATGATTCGTTGATATTAAAAACTCAAGATGGCGGTATCACATGGCAATTACAAAATTTCAAGCCGGATCTGCAACGACCATTATTCGATGTGTACTTTGTTGATGAGAATCAAGGGATTGCCGTTGGCGCCTATGGTTTTATGTATCGCACAACTAATGGTGGCGATACATGGCAACGTGAGCATCATTTAGAACTACTAAATGAAGACGACCAATATTACCTTGAAGATTTAAAGCAAGAAGATCCGGAATTTTATCAAGAAGAAATTGCCAGCATCTTACCGCACTTTAATTCATTAACCATGCACCAAGGGGTGTTGTACTTAGCTGGCGAAGTCGGTTTGATGGCAAAAAGCAACGATTTTGGTCGAAACTGGCAATTAATGGATGAAATTTATATCGGTTCATTTTTCGACATTAAAGCGACTAACAACAACGTATTGATAGCCGCAGGCTTACGTGGCAATTTATTTTATCGTGCAGCAGAACAAGCAAACTGGCAACGAGCTGATGTTGATTCTATCGCCTTGCTTAACAATATTGTCACCACCGATACTGGTCGCCTTTTTGTTTTAGGTAATGCCGGGGTGATATTAAGCTCGGATGATGGCCAGCAATTTACTTTAACAACCCAAGCCGACGGTAAAGCTTTGATGGCAGGTGTTTGGTTTAAGAATCAATTGGTTGTTGCGTCTGAAAATGGCATGAAAATACTGGATTTATAA
- a CDS encoding RND family transporter, producing the protein MSAIKKFLNAIEHGLFHFRFIVLCIFLFITGYLLAQATNIRLDASFEKNIPLQHSYMKTYLKHQENFGGANNVLISVCNSEGDIFNESFFTTLKGVHDQLFFIPGVNRILVNSLFSPSTRFVEVVEDGFAGGPVIPADFQPTPEGLAIVKSNIEKAGIVGSVVSDDYSCAMVKTSLLSIDPNTGEKLDTLKLAKQLEDQIRGKFEKDNISIHIIGFAKMVGDVANGAKGVVIFFAIAIAITAIMVYLFCNSIVLTLLPILCSLIAVIWQMGMLTQLGFGLDPMSILVPFLVFAIGVSHGVQMINAISKEVAKGSHAKLAAQQAFRKLLVPGGVALLSDTIGFMTLLAIDIGIIRELAITASLGVGLIIFTNLVLLPVLVSFVRFDTQQQKDIIDKADHKLINRLLWKKAAIVTSPKPAAIILAITAVLFLWGFQQSKQMKIGELQAGAPQLHETSRYNQDTFLITDKYAISVDYISVIVETYGDSCINHEVLSTIDTMQWRLENIDGVQSAVSLATVAKKVNANFNEGNKRWQVLPRNSSSLVQSIALVPTTSGLLNRDCSAMPIILFLEDHKAETIERVVAAVKANAKELSQDDIQFKLASGPAGVMAATNEAVSEAQTPMMLYVYAAVTLLCLISFRSIRATVVVIVPLYVVSTLAQALMTYLDIGLTVSTLPVIALGVGIGVDYGIYILSTMSQRLKMGESMAEAYLSALKERGSAVLITGVTLAIGVSTWFFSALKFQVDMGILLTFMFLVNMLAAIIILPALSTFLWREKKSVKG; encoded by the coding sequence ATGAGTGCAATAAAAAAATTCTTAAATGCCATTGAACATGGCCTGTTTCATTTCCGCTTTATTGTGCTGTGCATATTTTTATTTATCACGGGCTATTTATTAGCACAGGCAACCAACATTCGTTTAGACGCGAGTTTTGAAAAAAATATCCCACTGCAACACAGCTACATGAAAACCTACCTTAAACATCAAGAGAACTTTGGTGGGGCTAATAACGTCCTGATTTCAGTATGTAATAGCGAGGGGGATATTTTCAATGAGTCGTTTTTTACCACGTTAAAAGGCGTTCACGACCAGTTGTTTTTTATTCCTGGCGTTAACCGAATCTTAGTTAACTCGTTATTTTCACCGTCGACCCGCTTTGTTGAAGTGGTGGAAGATGGCTTTGCTGGTGGTCCGGTTATTCCTGCTGACTTTCAACCAACGCCTGAAGGTTTGGCGATTGTAAAAAGTAATATCGAAAAGGCCGGTATTGTCGGCTCTGTCGTATCTGATGATTACAGCTGTGCCATGGTAAAAACCAGCTTGTTATCAATCGATCCAAATACCGGTGAAAAGCTCGATACCTTAAAGCTTGCTAAACAGTTAGAAGATCAAATCCGCGGTAAATTTGAAAAAGACAATATTTCTATCCATATCATTGGCTTTGCCAAAATGGTTGGCGATGTTGCTAACGGTGCGAAAGGGGTAGTGATATTCTTCGCCATTGCTATCGCTATTACTGCGATAATGGTTTACCTATTCTGTAACTCTATTGTACTGACCTTACTACCGATTTTGTGTTCATTAATTGCAGTGATCTGGCAAATGGGTATGCTTACCCAGTTGGGATTTGGTTTAGATCCAATGTCGATTTTGGTGCCGTTTTTGGTATTTGCTATTGGTGTGTCGCACGGCGTGCAGATGATAAACGCCATATCGAAAGAAGTCGCAAAAGGCAGTCACGCCAAATTGGCTGCACAACAAGCGTTTCGTAAATTGTTAGTCCCAGGTGGTGTTGCACTGTTATCTGATACCATTGGCTTTATGACGTTACTGGCGATTGATATTGGTATTATTCGCGAGCTGGCAATTACCGCATCACTTGGTGTGGGCTTGATTATCTTTACTAACTTGGTGTTACTACCTGTGTTAGTGTCGTTTGTGCGTTTTGACACACAGCAACAAAAAGACATCATCGATAAGGCTGATCACAAGCTAATCAATCGTTTGCTGTGGAAAAAAGCAGCGATTGTCACCTCACCTAAACCGGCAGCGATTATTTTAGCGATAACGGCTGTGCTGTTTTTATGGGGCTTCCAGCAAAGTAAGCAAATGAAAATTGGTGAACTACAAGCCGGTGCGCCACAGTTGCATGAAACCTCTCGTTATAATCAAGACACGTTTTTGATCACCGATAAATATGCGATCAGTGTTGACTATATTTCGGTGATTGTTGAAACCTACGGTGATTCTTGTATTAATCATGAGGTATTAAGCACCATTGATACCATGCAATGGCGTCTTGAGAATATCGATGGCGTACAATCTGCAGTGAGCTTAGCCACCGTCGCTAAGAAGGTGAATGCCAACTTTAACGAAGGCAACAAGCGCTGGCAGGTATTACCACGTAATTCATCGTCGTTGGTGCAATCAATCGCTTTGGTGCCAACGACAAGTGGTTTATTGAATCGTGATTGTAGTGCTATGCCAATTATTCTGTTTTTAGAAGATCATAAGGCAGAGACGATTGAGCGTGTAGTTGCTGCGGTTAAAGCCAATGCAAAAGAGCTAAGCCAAGATGATATTCAGTTTAAATTGGCGTCAGGTCCAGCGGGTGTAATGGCTGCAACCAATGAGGCCGTATCAGAAGCACAAACACCCATGATGTTATATGTTTATGCTGCGGTAACCTTATTATGTTTGATCAGTTTCCGTTCAATTCGCGCCACTGTCGTTGTTATCGTGCCACTGTATGTGGTATCGACGCTCGCACAAGCGTTAATGACCTATTTAGATATTGGCTTAACGGTATCAACGTTACCCGTTATTGCCTTAGGGGTTGGTATTGGTGTTGATTACGGTATTTATATTCTATCAACCATGAGCCAGCGCTTGAAAATGGGTGAGAGCATGGCAGAGGCTTACCTAAGCGCGCTTAAAGAGCGTGGTAGTGCGGTATTGATTACTGGTGTTACCTTAGCGATTGGCGTGTCTACTTGGTTCTTCTCTGCACTTAAATTCCAAGTTGATATGGGCATATTGCTGACTTTTATGTTCTTAGTGAACATGTTAGCCGCGATAATTATTTTGCCAGCACTTTCAACATTCCTTTGGCGTGAAAAAAAATCAGTTAAAGGTTAA